In a genomic window of Curtobacterium flaccumfaciens pv. betae:
- a CDS encoding ScbR family autoregulator-binding transcription factor yields the protein MAQDRPTRQQRSLATRTAIIEGAAAEFDERGYVGASMDGIAERIGMTKGALYFHFTSKADMAGAVVAEQHAISRRYGEAAVARGTTPLESIMWLCQGLAVQMTSEVVVSAGVRLSTDVAASDVARQDPYTDWTTVVAGFARQAVEVGELDQRWDPDLVGRVVVRAYTGVQTVSDVMTRRADLFAGLRELWTVLLDAFVTERLRPEIPRLVALIAPE from the coding sequence ATGGCGCAGGACCGACCGACCCGGCAACAGCGGTCGCTCGCGACCCGCACGGCGATCATCGAGGGCGCGGCCGCGGAGTTCGACGAACGCGGGTACGTCGGTGCCTCGATGGACGGCATCGCCGAACGCATCGGGATGACCAAGGGTGCGCTGTACTTCCACTTCACGTCGAAGGCCGACATGGCCGGGGCCGTCGTCGCCGAGCAGCACGCGATCTCCCGCCGGTACGGCGAGGCCGCGGTGGCCCGGGGCACCACCCCGCTCGAGTCGATCATGTGGCTGTGCCAGGGGCTCGCGGTCCAGATGACGTCCGAGGTCGTCGTGAGCGCCGGGGTGCGGCTGTCGACCGACGTGGCCGCGAGCGACGTCGCGCGGCAGGACCCGTACACCGACTGGACCACGGTGGTCGCCGGGTTCGCACGGCAGGCCGTCGAGGTGGGCGAGCTCGACCAGCGGTGGGACCCGGACCTGGTCGGCCGGGTCGTCGTCCGCGCCTACACCGGCGTGCAGACCGTCTCGGACGTGATGACCCGCCGGGCCGACCTGTTCGCGGGCCTGCGGGAACTTTGGACGGTCCTGCTGGACGCGTTCGTCACCGAACGGCTGCGTCCGGAGATCCCGCGGCTCGTCGCGCTCATCGCTCCGGAGTGA
- a CDS encoding disulfide bond formation protein B produces the protein MDGWRNPARWARTGRWLLLPIAVLDWVALAPQTIVVLAFLLAVVGLAGMGAALVVHMLRRSRGAMAGLGVVLLLGGLVVFGLDPFPGSFPLIESWWPESITQPQHVGSAYWQLAGLGIELAGFALLATLLVVALTGTPRPRPDRFRS, from the coding sequence ATGGACGGATGGCGGAACCCTGCGCGCTGGGCACGGACGGGGCGGTGGCTGCTGCTGCCGATCGCGGTGCTGGACTGGGTCGCGCTCGCGCCGCAGACCATCGTGGTGCTCGCGTTCCTGCTCGCCGTCGTCGGGCTCGCCGGCATGGGTGCGGCCCTCGTGGTGCACATGCTCCGTCGGTCCCGTGGGGCGATGGCCGGTCTCGGGGTCGTCCTGCTGCTCGGTGGCCTCGTCGTGTTCGGCCTCGATCCGTTCCCGGGCTCGTTCCCGCTCATCGAGTCGTGGTGGCCGGAGTCGATCACGCAGCCGCAGCACGTCGGCAGTGCGTACTGGCAGCTCGCCGGCCTGGGCATCGAGCTCGCCGGGTTCGCCCTGCTCGCGACGCTGCTCGTGGTCGCGCTGACCGGAACCCCGCGGCCGCGGCCGGACCGCTTCCGCTCCTGA
- a CDS encoding GAF domain-containing protein: MTNHLDGAHRRAAVIEALAILGSGPEERFDRITRMAHEAFDVPLTFLNLVHHDLVTTQSTFGWHQGSSVPASEQFCASTVLTREPMVIPDASLDARFAHTAAVAEHGIRFYAGAPLTMVDGTRVGTLCLMDAVPRTFSPDDVALLGDLARWAERELGVAIDRGRVRRVLDGLVPDPVALPGYDLDVLVAQHDDGGGDVADWRIAPDGALHVTVGRVSAAGPASGLLAAAVRGAVAARTGSAMSDAIVGLEAQVTADLSAAAAVGSLFHLRLDPTSGHVDFGDAGHGLAVLVPADSPARVLHPLDLPLGLQPESIPRSPGALDLEPGDRLAICTQGVLTLDGLRHLDDLASLVRSAPDGATAVERVRTAIPTDAAVDVTLVVLTRH, translated from the coding sequence GTGACCAACCATCTCGACGGTGCGCACAGGCGCGCCGCGGTGATCGAGGCGCTCGCCATCTTGGGATCAGGACCCGAGGAGCGCTTCGACCGCATCACCCGCATGGCCCACGAGGCGTTCGACGTCCCGTTGACCTTCCTCAACCTCGTCCACCACGACCTCGTCACCACGCAGTCGACCTTCGGCTGGCACCAGGGATCGAGTGTCCCCGCCAGCGAGCAGTTCTGCGCGTCGACCGTGCTCACCCGCGAACCGATGGTGATCCCGGACGCGTCGCTCGACGCCCGGTTCGCGCACACGGCGGCGGTGGCGGAGCACGGCATCCGGTTCTACGCGGGCGCACCGTTGACCATGGTCGACGGCACCCGGGTGGGCACGTTGTGCTTGATGGACGCGGTGCCGCGCACGTTCTCGCCGGACGACGTCGCCCTGCTGGGTGACCTGGCCCGGTGGGCGGAGCGCGAGCTCGGCGTCGCCATCGACCGCGGACGGGTCCGTCGGGTGCTTGACGGCCTGGTGCCGGACCCGGTCGCGCTGCCGGGCTACGACCTCGACGTCCTGGTAGCCCAGCACGACGACGGCGGGGGTGACGTCGCCGACTGGCGCATCGCACCGGACGGTGCCCTGCACGTCACCGTCGGCCGGGTGAGCGCGGCCGGCCCTGCGTCGGGCCTGCTCGCCGCGGCGGTCCGCGGTGCCGTGGCGGCACGGACCGGTTCGGCCATGTCGGACGCGATCGTCGGCCTGGAGGCGCAGGTCACCGCCGACCTGTCGGCTGCGGCCGCCGTCGGCTCGCTCTTCCACCTGCGGCTCGACCCGACGTCGGGTCACGTCGACTTCGGCGACGCCGGCCACGGCCTGGCGGTGCTCGTCCCCGCCGACAGTCCGGCCCGCGTCCTGCACCCGCTCGACCTGCCGCTCGGGCTGCAGCCGGAGTCGATCCCGCGGTCGCCCGGGGCGCTCGACCTGGAACCCGGAGACCGGCTGGCGATCTGCACCCAGGGCGTCCTGACGCTGGACGGACTCCGGCACCTGGACGACCTCGCCTCGCTGGTGCGCTCGGCTCCGGACGGGGCCACGGCGGTCGAACGGGTGCGGACGGCGATCCCGACGGACGCCGCGGTCGACGTCACGCTGGTGGTGCTCACACGGCACTGA
- a CDS encoding ThuA domain-containing protein has protein sequence MSPSTENRPLNIVVWNENVHETRGDATVIGHYPDGMHTVIAEALRQLQPGADVSTATLQEPDHGITAERLATTDVLFWWGHAAHDEVSDAVVDLVVDAVHAGMGLVVLHSGHYSKPFKRLMGTTCSLKWRNDGERELVWTVAPEHPIAAGVPHPIVIDRQEMYGEYFDIPRPDEEVFLSTFAGGEVFRSGVAYRRGLGKVFYFSPGDQEYPVYHHPDIQRVLSNAAAWAAPVSERRELTADPHPRDWFLTDDGGRQVG, from the coding sequence ATGTCGCCGTCGACCGAGAACCGTCCCCTGAACATCGTCGTCTGGAACGAGAACGTGCACGAGACCCGCGGTGACGCGACGGTCATCGGGCACTACCCCGACGGCATGCACACCGTGATCGCCGAGGCGCTCCGGCAGCTGCAGCCCGGGGCCGACGTCTCCACCGCCACCCTGCAGGAACCCGACCACGGCATCACCGCCGAACGGCTGGCCACCACGGACGTGCTGTTCTGGTGGGGGCACGCCGCCCACGACGAGGTGAGCGACGCCGTCGTCGACCTGGTCGTCGACGCCGTGCACGCCGGCATGGGCCTGGTGGTGCTGCACTCCGGCCACTACTCCAAGCCGTTCAAGCGCCTGATGGGCACGACCTGCTCGCTGAAGTGGCGGAACGACGGCGAGCGCGAACTCGTCTGGACCGTCGCGCCCGAGCACCCGATCGCCGCCGGGGTCCCGCACCCGATCGTCATCGACCGGCAGGAGATGTACGGCGAGTACTTCGACATCCCGCGCCCCGACGAAGAGGTGTTCCTGTCGACCTTCGCGGGCGGAGAGGTCTTCCGCTCCGGCGTCGCGTACCGCCGGGGGCTCGGCAAGGTCTTCTACTTCTCGCCGGGCGACCAGGAGTACCCCGTGTACCACCACCCGGACATCCAGCGCGTGCTGTCGAACGCCGCCGCCTGGGCGGCCCCGGTCTCCGAGCGCCGCGAACTGACCGCCGACCCCCACCCGCGGGACTGGTTCCTGACGGACGATGGGGGTAGACAGGTCGGGTGA
- a CDS encoding DUF4832 domain-containing protein, whose amino-acid sequence MQHRTITTVALAAVLALAVPTTAWASSPTGHHPTRTATTSTVTYTASDAVIPNPSRGFDHTTETHYRADGTGYTPLDAATLRGYRAEGVTQVVRVFYMEAFVQQRRLSPAWLALVQHDYDTARSAGVGVITRFAYVQGGAYPYSAPYGDADLPTVLAHIQQLTPTLRRNADVIPTLQQGFIGLWGEGYYTDHFASDPANPGVLTEADKDARRQVLQAELAALPSSRSVQVRTMQMKQDALRTPSGTAGALTPEQAHDGSAASRIGHHNDCFLASPDDFGTFLSDPLSLDQDYLAAESRYVPVGGETCAVNAPRSEYPSASAEMAKYHYSYLNLDYNKDVLATWGADGMTDAAKKLGYRFTMTSSTVTTGRTPSVAVSVRNDGWAAPYNSRPVQLVLTDGGRRVTVPVRADASSWQPGRTVTVRASLAHLPKGRWDVALALPAPERSVASNPAFAIQTANTGTWDARAGVNRLGQTVVVRR is encoded by the coding sequence ATGCAGCACCGCACCATCACCACCGTCGCACTCGCGGCGGTACTCGCACTCGCCGTACCGACCACTGCGTGGGCGTCGTCGCCCACCGGCCACCACCCGACACGGACCGCGACCACCTCGACCGTGACCTACACGGCGAGCGACGCGGTCATCCCGAACCCCTCGCGCGGGTTCGACCACACCACCGAGACGCACTACCGCGCCGACGGCACCGGGTACACGCCGCTCGACGCCGCGACGCTCCGCGGTTACCGCGCCGAGGGGGTCACCCAGGTCGTCCGGGTGTTCTACATGGAGGCGTTCGTGCAGCAGCGGCGCCTCAGCCCGGCCTGGCTCGCGCTCGTGCAGCACGACTACGACACCGCGCGCTCAGCCGGCGTGGGTGTGATCACCCGGTTCGCCTACGTACAGGGCGGCGCGTACCCGTACTCGGCGCCCTACGGCGACGCAGACCTGCCGACCGTGCTCGCGCACATCCAGCAGCTCACCCCGACGCTCCGCCGGAACGCCGACGTCATCCCGACCCTGCAGCAGGGGTTCATCGGACTCTGGGGCGAGGGCTACTACACCGACCACTTCGCCAGCGACCCGGCGAACCCGGGCGTGCTGACCGAGGCCGACAAGGACGCCCGACGGCAGGTCCTGCAGGCCGAACTCGCCGCCCTGCCGTCCAGCCGCTCGGTCCAGGTCCGCACGATGCAGATGAAGCAGGACGCACTCCGCACACCGTCCGGCACGGCCGGGGCACTCACCCCGGAGCAGGCGCACGACGGGTCGGCAGCGTCGCGGATCGGGCACCACAACGACTGCTTCCTCGCTTCGCCGGACGACTTCGGCACGTTCCTGAGCGATCCGCTGTCACTCGACCAGGACTACCTGGCCGCCGAGTCGCGGTACGTCCCCGTGGGTGGCGAGACCTGCGCCGTGAACGCGCCGCGGTCCGAGTACCCGTCCGCCTCGGCCGAGATGGCGAAGTACCACTACAGCTACCTCAACCTCGACTACAACAAGGACGTCCTGGCGACCTGGGGCGCAGACGGCATGACGGACGCCGCGAAGAAGCTCGGCTACCGCTTCACGATGACCTCGAGCACCGTCACCACCGGTCGCACGCCGTCGGTCGCGGTGTCGGTGCGGAACGACGGCTGGGCGGCGCCGTACAACAGCCGCCCGGTGCAGCTCGTCCTGACCGACGGGGGCCGCCGGGTCACCGTGCCGGTGCGCGCCGACGCGTCGTCCTGGCAGCCGGGACGGACCGTGACCGTCCGGGCGTCGCTCGCACACCTGCCGAAGGGCCGCTGGGACGTCGCCCTCGCCCTGCCGGCACCCGAACGCTCGGTGGCGTCGAACCCGGCCTTCGCGATCCAGACCGCGAACACCGGCACGTGGGACGCGCGCGCCGGCGTGAACCGCCTGGGCCAGACGGTGGTCGTGCGGCGCTGA
- a CDS encoding DUF3817 domain-containing protein, with amino-acid sequence MTPRSLFRAAAVAELVTWTLLILGMVLKYGLDAGDWGVRIGGGVHGFVFLAYLVVTTVVAVNQRWSFGALVLGWASAVVPYATVPFEVAVARRGMLEGSWRRSPDAHSGFWDRLLFFVVRRPAVAAGIGVVAVALVFTGLLAAGPPVPSRG; translated from the coding sequence ATGACTCCGCGCTCCCTGTTCCGCGCCGCCGCGGTCGCCGAACTCGTGACCTGGACCCTGCTCATCCTCGGGATGGTGCTCAAGTACGGCTTGGACGCCGGCGACTGGGGTGTCCGCATCGGCGGTGGGGTGCACGGCTTCGTGTTCCTGGCGTACCTGGTGGTCACGACGGTCGTGGCGGTGAACCAGCGGTGGTCGTTCGGGGCGCTCGTACTCGGCTGGGCCAGTGCCGTCGTGCCGTACGCCACGGTGCCGTTCGAGGTCGCGGTCGCCCGCCGCGGCATGCTCGAGGGCTCCTGGCGCCGCTCGCCGGACGCCCACTCGGGGTTCTGGGACCGTCTGCTGTTCTTCGTGGTGCGTCGGCCCGCCGTGGCCGCCGGCATCGGGGTCGTGGCCGTCGCCCTGGTCTTCACCGGGTTGCTGGCCGCCGGCCCACCCGTGCCGTCCCGCGGCTGA
- a CDS encoding NADP-dependent isocitrate dehydrogenase, whose product MAKIIYTLTDEAPFLATHSFLPVIQAFAGTAGVDVETRDISLAGRIIAQFPERLTDEQRLDDALAELGDLAKTPEANIIKLPNISASIPQLKVAIKELQARGYDLPDYPDEATTDEQRDVRARYGRVQGSAVNPVLREGNSDRRAPLSVKNYARKHPHRMGAWSRDSKTNVSTMGVDDFRSNEKSWIAPADDVLTITFVAEDGSEQVLKQSIPVLQGEVVDGTVLHVAALEAFLRKQIERAEAEDVLFSVHLKATMMKISDPIIFGHVIKAFFPSVFERYGADLAAAGLTPNDGLGSILAGLAALPNGAEIERAFKQGIADGPELAMVDSDKGITNLHVPSDVIVDASMPAMIRTSGHMWGPDGDEHDTLAVIPDSSYAGIYQAVLDDCRAHGAFDPSTMGSVPNVGLMAQKAEEYGSHDKTFELPGAGVVRVTTASGDVVIEHDVEPGDIWRACQTKDVAIRDWVKLAVTRARASATPAVFWLDETRAHDANLIGLVREYLGEHDTDGLQIEILAPEDAMRFSLERIRRGEDTISVTGNVLRDYLTDLFPIMELGTSAKMLSVVPLLGGGGLFETGAGGSAPKHVQQLVQQNYLRWDSLGEFLALAVSLEHLAGVTGNERAKILGETLDRATGTFLEQDKSPGRKLGSIDNRGSHFYLAKYWAEELAAQTQDTELAASFADLAAKLGEQEHTIVDELVSVQGHPADIGGYYRPDDAKTSAVMRPSATLNAALAAL is encoded by the coding sequence ATGGCCAAGATCATCTACACCCTCACGGACGAGGCGCCGTTCCTCGCCACCCACTCCTTCCTCCCGGTCATCCAAGCCTTCGCCGGCACCGCGGGTGTCGACGTCGAGACCCGCGACATCTCGCTCGCCGGCCGGATCATCGCCCAGTTCCCGGAGCGGCTCACCGACGAGCAGCGCCTGGACGACGCCCTCGCCGAGCTCGGCGACCTGGCGAAGACCCCCGAGGCGAACATCATCAAGCTGCCGAACATCTCGGCATCGATCCCCCAGCTCAAGGTCGCGATCAAGGAACTGCAGGCGCGGGGCTACGACCTGCCCGACTACCCGGACGAGGCCACGACCGACGAGCAGCGCGACGTCCGCGCCCGCTACGGCCGTGTGCAGGGCAGCGCCGTCAACCCGGTGCTGCGCGAGGGCAACTCCGACCGCCGCGCACCCCTGTCGGTCAAGAACTACGCCCGCAAGCACCCGCACCGCATGGGCGCCTGGTCGCGTGACTCGAAGACGAACGTCAGCACCATGGGCGTCGACGACTTCCGCTCGAACGAGAAGTCCTGGATCGCTCCCGCCGACGACGTCCTGACGATCACCTTCGTGGCCGAGGACGGCAGCGAGCAGGTCCTCAAGCAGTCGATCCCCGTCTTGCAGGGCGAGGTCGTCGACGGCACCGTGCTGCACGTGGCCGCACTCGAGGCGTTCCTGCGCAAGCAGATCGAGCGCGCCGAGGCCGAGGACGTCCTGTTCTCCGTGCACCTCAAGGCCACGATGATGAAGATCTCCGACCCGATCATCTTCGGGCACGTCATCAAGGCGTTCTTCCCGTCGGTGTTCGAGCGCTACGGCGCCGACCTCGCCGCCGCGGGCCTGACCCCGAACGACGGCCTCGGCTCGATCCTCGCCGGCCTCGCTGCGCTGCCGAACGGCGCCGAGATCGAGCGTGCCTTCAAGCAGGGCATCGCCGACGGCCCCGAGCTCGCCATGGTCGACTCGGACAAGGGCATCACGAACCTGCACGTGCCGAGCGACGTCATCGTCGACGCGTCGATGCCCGCGATGATCCGCACCTCGGGGCACATGTGGGGCCCGGACGGCGACGAGCACGACACCCTCGCCGTCATCCCCGACTCGAGCTACGCCGGCATCTACCAGGCCGTGCTCGACGACTGCCGCGCCCACGGCGCCTTCGACCCGTCGACGATGGGTTCCGTGCCCAACGTCGGCCTGATGGCGCAGAAGGCCGAGGAGTACGGCTCGCACGACAAGACCTTCGAGCTCCCCGGCGCCGGTGTGGTCCGCGTCACGACCGCCTCGGGCGACGTCGTCATCGAGCACGACGTCGAGCCCGGTGACATCTGGCGCGCCTGCCAGACCAAGGACGTCGCCATCCGCGACTGGGTGAAGCTCGCCGTCACCCGCGCCCGTGCCTCCGCGACGCCCGCCGTGTTCTGGCTCGACGAGACCCGCGCGCACGACGCGAACCTCATCGGGCTCGTCCGCGAGTACCTCGGCGAGCACGACACCGACGGCCTGCAGATCGAGATCCTCGCGCCCGAGGACGCCATGCGCTTCTCGCTCGAGCGCATCCGCCGCGGCGAGGACACCATCTCGGTCACCGGCAACGTCCTGCGCGACTACCTGACGGACCTGTTCCCGATCATGGAGCTCGGCACCTCGGCGAAGATGCTCTCCGTTGTCCCACTGCTGGGCGGTGGCGGCCTGTTCGAGACCGGTGCCGGTGGTTCCGCGCCGAAGCACGTGCAGCAGCTCGTGCAGCAGAACTACCTGCGCTGGGACAGCCTGGGTGAGTTCCTCGCGCTGGCGGTCAGCCTCGAGCACCTCGCCGGTGTGACGGGCAACGAGCGGGCGAAGATCCTGGGCGAGACCCTCGACCGTGCCACCGGGACGTTCCTCGAGCAGGACAAGTCCCCGGGCCGCAAGCTCGGCTCGATCGACAACCGCGGCAGCCACTTCTACCTGGCGAAGTACTGGGCCGAAGAGCTCGCGGCGCAGACCCAGGACACCGAGCTCGCGGCGTCGTTCGCGGACCTCGCGGCGAAGCTCGGCGAGCAGGAGCACACCATCGTCGACGAGCTCGTCTCGGTGCAGGGCCACCCGGCCGACATCGGCGGCTACTACCGCCCCGACGACGCCAAGACGAGCGCGGTCATGCGTCCGTCCGCCACGTTGAACGCGGCGCTGGCAGCGCTCTAG
- a CDS encoding M23 family metallopeptidase: MTTAPEPDQHPETPVVHLSRRAALEAERAAARGPQRRSKTAPAAKAAKPAKAPKAAKPAKVAKPAKAPKAAKVAKPAKSVVLATKSSATEPAGRRSAAARATTEHVDDRIQRVVRRPAPRVTRVASAPRASRSARAGRITLTSAAAAIAMFAASAMPAHASAGTSMATSTIAPIVRTQDYAVTQAVTSAGFDRDGFTVGGGSTVTTTTAGSADTAAIAGGAVSFGGAVRSPFPGPVQMSSGFGYRSAPCGACSSLHQGLDFTPGMGTPIGAVAAGKVRVSGTYFSYGNAVIIDHVVDGRQVSTLYGHMIPGSSPLKVGDTVAAGQFIGLVGSSGVSTGAHLHLEVLMDGVTPIDPEAWLEARIGRSLTL, from the coding sequence ATGACGACTGCACCCGAACCAGACCAGCACCCGGAGACCCCGGTGGTGCACCTGTCCCGACGCGCCGCCCTCGAGGCCGAGCGCGCAGCCGCCCGCGGACCACAGCGTCGCAGCAAGACGGCCCCGGCCGCGAAGGCCGCCAAGCCGGCCAAGGCACCGAAGGCCGCCAAGCCGGCCAAGGTCGCAAAGCCGGCCAAGGCACCGAAGGCCGCGAAGGTCGCCAAGCCGGCGAAGTCCGTCGTGCTCGCGACCAAGTCCTCGGCCACCGAGCCGGCCGGCCGCCGCTCCGCCGCCGCACGCGCCACCACCGAGCACGTCGACGACCGCATCCAGCGCGTCGTCCGCCGCCCCGCGCCCAGGGTGACCCGCGTCGCCAGCGCACCCCGGGCCTCCCGGTCGGCCCGTGCCGGACGCATCACCCTCACCAGCGCCGCCGCAGCCATCGCGATGTTCGCCGCCTCGGCGATGCCCGCACACGCGAGCGCCGGCACCTCGATGGCCACCTCGACCATCGCGCCCATCGTGCGCACCCAGGACTACGCCGTGACCCAGGCGGTCACGTCCGCCGGGTTCGACCGTGACGGGTTCACCGTCGGCGGTGGCTCGACCGTCACCACGACGACGGCTGGTTCCGCCGACACCGCGGCGATCGCCGGAGGCGCCGTGTCGTTCGGCGGCGCGGTCCGCTCGCCGTTCCCCGGCCCCGTGCAGATGAGCTCCGGCTTCGGGTACCGCTCGGCACCGTGCGGCGCGTGCTCGTCGCTGCACCAGGGCCTCGACTTCACCCCGGGCATGGGCACGCCGATCGGCGCCGTCGCCGCGGGCAAGGTCCGGGTCTCGGGCACCTACTTCTCGTACGGCAACGCGGTCATCATCGACCACGTGGTCGACGGCCGACAGGTGTCCACGCTCTACGGCCACATGATCCCCGGCTCCTCGCCGCTCAAGGTCGGCGACACCGTCGCTGCCGGGCAGTTCATCGGGCTCGTCGGGTCCTCCGGCGTCTCGACCGGTGCGCACCTGCACCTCGAGGTCCTGATGGACGGCGTCACGCCGATCGACCCGGAGGCGTGGCTCGAAGCCCGCATCGGTCGCTCGCTCACCCTGTAG
- a CDS encoding hemolysin family protein — MGADTWIAFGLVILFVLVGGVFAAAEIALVSLRESQLQQLERRGPRGMRVAELGRDPNRFLSAVQIGVTVAGFFSAAYGASSIAPDVAPLFQGLGLEQGTAEAVALVLMTLVIAYLSLVFGELVPKRLALQRAEGFSMAVAPTLERFAVLMRPVIWLLSKSTDTVVRLLGGDPDARSESMSTEELRGLVDEHTGVDEQGRRIARSALDAGDRILRESMRPWYDVSTLDAGLSVADATDQAIAAGHTRYLVTSGGRDEVQGFVHLRDLLRPVDPSAPVATLVRPVLALPETKSLSSAIADMRTDGHQIALVVDEYGGSAGMVTLEALLEDLVGRIRDEWDSSEYDESMLAHDGVDGATVLEDLAADGGPVLPDGDYETVGGLVQVQLDRVPEVGDVVLAGGHRLEVTAMDGHRVARVRIGADAAP, encoded by the coding sequence ATGGGCGCCGACACCTGGATCGCCTTCGGGCTCGTCATCCTCTTCGTGCTCGTCGGCGGGGTCTTCGCGGCCGCCGAGATCGCACTCGTCTCCCTCCGCGAATCCCAGCTGCAGCAGCTCGAACGCCGCGGCCCCCGGGGGATGCGGGTCGCCGAGCTCGGCCGTGACCCGAACCGGTTCCTGTCCGCCGTGCAGATCGGCGTGACCGTCGCCGGGTTCTTCTCCGCCGCGTACGGTGCGTCCTCGATCGCACCCGACGTCGCACCGCTGTTCCAGGGACTCGGCCTCGAGCAGGGCACCGCCGAAGCCGTCGCGCTGGTGCTGATGACCCTCGTCATCGCGTACCTGTCGCTCGTGTTCGGCGAGCTCGTGCCGAAGCGCCTCGCCCTGCAGCGTGCCGAGGGCTTCTCGATGGCCGTCGCCCCGACCCTGGAGCGCTTCGCGGTGCTGATGCGGCCGGTGATCTGGCTGCTCTCGAAGTCCACCGACACCGTCGTGCGACTGCTCGGTGGCGACCCGGACGCCCGCAGCGAGTCGATGAGCACCGAGGAGCTCCGCGGCCTGGTCGACGAGCACACCGGCGTCGACGAGCAGGGACGCCGGATCGCCCGCAGCGCCCTGGACGCCGGTGACCGCATCCTGCGCGAGTCGATGCGCCCCTGGTACGACGTGTCGACACTGGACGCCGGCCTCTCCGTCGCCGACGCCACCGACCAGGCCATCGCAGCCGGGCACACCCGGTACCTCGTGACCTCCGGCGGGCGCGACGAGGTCCAGGGCTTCGTGCACCTCCGTGACCTGCTGCGTCCGGTCGACCCCTCGGCCCCGGTCGCCACGCTCGTCCGGCCGGTGCTCGCCCTGCCCGAGACGAAGTCGCTGTCGAGTGCGATCGCGGACATGCGCACCGACGGCCACCAGATCGCCCTGGTGGTCGACGAGTACGGCGGCAGCGCCGGCATGGTCACGCTCGAGGCGCTGCTCGAGGACCTCGTCGGCCGCATCCGCGACGAGTGGGACTCCAGCGAGTACGACGAGTCGATGCTGGCTCACGACGGGGTCGACGGGGCCACGGTGCTCGAGGACCTGGCCGCGGACGGCGGTCCCGTCCTGCCGGACGGCGACTACGAGACCGTGGGTGGGCTCGTGCAGGTGCAGCTGGACCGCGTACCCGAGGTCGGTGACGTCGTCCTGGCCGGCGGACACCGCCTCGAGGTGACCGCCATGGACGGTCACCGTGTCGCGCGGGTGCGGATCGGGGCCGACGCCGCGCCCTGA
- a CDS encoding helix-turn-helix transcriptional regulator, with protein sequence MGIDVRNEIRDFLSSRRARLTPEQVGMPSFGGGVRRVPGLRRHEVAMLAGVSVDYYTRLERGSLKGVSDSVLEGLASALQLDEDERAHLWDLTRLANSGAKVMHRNVPTRVRPGVQRLLDAITGAPAWVRNERGDVVATNELGRALYAPLFAGPGRPVNTARFTFLDPAARDFFPDWAQTAKDAVAVLRTAAVSNPCEPGLITLVGELSTRSEEFRGWWAAHDVRMQRTGKKRIDHPIVGELRLSYEALDLVADPGLTLFSYSAEPGSESERSLALLGSWAATERAEQYAALRESESESESVD encoded by the coding sequence ATGGGTATCGACGTGCGCAACGAGATCCGCGACTTCTTGTCCTCCAGGCGGGCGCGGCTCACCCCCGAGCAGGTCGGCATGCCGTCGTTCGGCGGCGGGGTCCGACGCGTGCCCGGGCTGCGTCGGCACGAGGTCGCCATGCTCGCCGGCGTCAGCGTCGACTACTACACGCGACTCGAGCGCGGTTCGCTCAAGGGCGTCTCGGACAGCGTGCTCGAGGGCCTGGCGAGCGCCCTGCAGCTCGACGAGGACGAGCGCGCGCACCTGTGGGACCTCACGCGCCTGGCGAACTCCGGCGCGAAGGTCATGCACCGGAACGTGCCAACCCGCGTGCGCCCCGGCGTGCAGCGGCTGCTCGACGCCATCACCGGCGCACCGGCCTGGGTGCGGAACGAGCGCGGGGACGTCGTCGCGACGAACGAGCTCGGCCGTGCCCTGTACGCACCGCTCTTCGCCGGCCCCGGACGCCCGGTGAACACCGCACGCTTCACGTTCCTCGACCCGGCCGCCCGCGACTTCTTCCCGGACTGGGCGCAGACCGCGAAGGACGCCGTGGCCGTGCTCCGGACCGCCGCGGTGTCGAACCCCTGCGAGCCGGGGCTCATCACGCTCGTCGGTGAGCTCTCCACCCGGAGCGAGGAGTTCCGCGGCTGGTGGGCCGCCCACGACGTCCGGATGCAGCGCACCGGCAAGAAGCGCATCGACCACCCGATCGTGGGGGAGCTGCGGCTGTCCTACGAGGCGCTCGACCTGGTCGCCGACCCCGGTCTGACGCTGTTCTCGTACTCGGCCGAACCGGGCAGCGAGTCCGAGCGGTCGCTCGCGCTGCTCGGCAGCTGGGCCGCGACGGAGCGGGCCGAGCAGTACGCGGCCCTGCGCGAGTCGGAGTCCGAGTCCGAGTCGGTCGACTGA